AGTAGGCAAGTGGCGGTAGGGCCCGGACGAAGGTGACGACCGGTTCGACCACCACCCGGATCCCACTGACGGTTCCCATCACGACACCGAGGAGCACCCCGCCGGCGACGCCGATCACCGATCCGATCAGGATGCGCCGCAGGCTGACACCGAGGTGCTCGATGAGCAGGTGGCCGCTGTAGCCGCGGATTCCGTCGTGGGTGGTCGACGTCTGGACCAGCTGGTGCCACACCGCTCCGGGCGGCGGAATGAAGGTCGGATTGCCGGCGACCCGGGCGGCGACCTCCCAGAGCCCGTAGAGCACGACGAGGGCGAGTAGTCGGAGCAGGAGTCGGCGACGGCGTCCGCCCCGGGGTGCCGGAGTCCGCCGGGCAGCGGTCGGCACCCCGATCGAGTTCGCCGCGGCGGGCGGTGCGGGGACTGTCGATGTCACCCACTTTTCCTATAGTGCAAGTAGGTATTATGGCAAGGGGAGATCGAAGTACGGGACAACGGCTCGCGCATCGACCTGGATCAGAGCCGTCCTCGGTGGACGGTGTGCGGTTCGGCCTGGCCTACTGACTGGCGGCCACGATGCGTGGCGCGACCACCGCGAGTCGGATGCCGACGGAGATCACTCCCCCCGAGTATCCGACCGGGCCGCCGATCTCGGGCAGCGCCAAGAGAGCGTCCAGGGCGGCCCGCCACTCCGGGACCGTCCTGTCGACCAGCGGGAGGACGAGGGCGTCGATGATGTCGTCGCTGACCTTCTCGCCGGCCGCCATGGCCCGGCGCTGGTCGGCGCATCGGTCTGCCCGGCCGGCGGTCTCGGTCTTCACCGAAGTCGTAGTCCGGCGATGAGGAGGCCGACCATGCGGCGGGCGTCGTAGTGGGGCATGCGGCCCGCGCCGGCGCAGAGGTTGCCGACGGCGAAGAGCAGCTCCTGGGCGTCCGGGTCGGGGTGGATCTCGCCCGCCGCGGCGGCGGCGTCGAGCAGGTGGGCGCAGGCGGGGACGAGGCGGTCGAGGAAGTACCCGTGCAGGGTCTCGAAGGCGGCCGCATCGGATTGCAGTGCCTCGGCCAGGCCGTGCTTGGTGACCAGGAAGTCGACGAACAGGTTGATCCAGGTGGCCAGGGCGGCGTAGGGCGTACCGCTGGTGGCGAGCAGGGTCGGCGCGGCCTCGGCGCACGCCTCGACCTGGTGTCGGTAGACGGCGACGATGAGGTCGGCCCGGGTCGGGAAGTGGCGGTAGATCGTGCCGACGCCGACGCCGG
Above is a window of Micromonospora yangpuensis DNA encoding:
- a CDS encoding ABC transporter permease codes for the protein MTSTVPAPPAAANSIGVPTAARRTPAPRGGRRRRLLLRLLALVVLYGLWEVAARVAGNPTFIPPPGAVWHQLVQTSTTHDGIRGYSGHLLIEHLGVSLRRILIGSVIGVAGGVLLGVVMGTVSGIRVVVEPVVTFVRALPPLAYFSLFIIWFGIDETPKLWLLSIAALPPVAVATAAAVHSAPTGLVEAARALGAGRARVIRDVVLPHALPEIFTGVRIAVGVAYSSVVAAETINGVPGIGGMVRDAQRYSQTDVVILGLFAIGLSGLIIDALLRSAEKRLIPWRGQI
- a CDS encoding TetR/AcrR family transcriptional regulator, with protein sequence MIDRDGDSASPTPRKRADARRNEATLLEAAAAAFRTVGVDAPVRDIAARAGVGVGTIYRHFPTRADLIVAVYRHQVEACAEAAPTLLATSGTPYAALATWINLFVDFLVTKHGLAEALQSDAAAFETLHGYFLDRLVPACAHLLDAAAAAGEIHPDPDAQELLFAVGNLCAGAGRMPHYDARRMVGLLIAGLRLR